A single genomic interval of Chryseobacterium paludis harbors:
- a CDS encoding SDR family oxidoreductase yields the protein MKTIFITGASTGLGKASAKLFQSRGWNVIATMRNPESDTELRALENVTVLPLDVTNPEQIKSTVKKALEISNIDLVFNNAGYGLMGPLEALTDDQVVKQLNTNLLGVIRVTQAFIPYFREKRSGMFITTTSIGGLMAFPLSSTYHATKWALEGWSESLAFELNTFGVDIKTVSPGGIKTDFISRSLDMGTQPEYEPIIKSLFSNLEGMLEAASEPELIAEVVYEAATDGKKQLRYIAGKDANELYEQRQELGVEAFREQLGKQFI from the coding sequence ATGAAAACAATTTTTATAACAGGTGCCTCAACAGGACTTGGAAAAGCAAGTGCAAAATTATTTCAAAGCAGAGGATGGAACGTGATCGCTACGATGAGAAATCCGGAATCTGATACAGAACTTAGAGCTTTAGAGAATGTAACAGTTCTTCCATTGGATGTAACAAATCCAGAACAGATCAAGTCTACTGTGAAAAAAGCACTTGAGATCAGCAATATCGATTTAGTCTTTAATAATGCCGGATATGGTTTAATGGGACCTTTAGAAGCCTTAACGGATGATCAGGTCGTTAAACAATTAAATACGAATTTATTGGGTGTAATCCGTGTTACACAGGCTTTCATTCCTTATTTCAGAGAAAAAAGAAGTGGAATGTTTATCACAACAACGTCTATTGGCGGGTTGATGGCGTTTCCATTAAGTTCTACCTATCATGCAACGAAATGGGCATTAGAAGGATGGAGTGAAAGTTTAGCTTTTGAACTGAATACTTTCGGAGTGGACATAAAAACAGTTTCTCCGGGAGGAATTAAAACAGATTTTATCAGCCGTTCTCTGGATATGGGAACTCAACCGGAATACGAACCTATAATCAAAAGTCTGTTTTCAAACTTGGAAGGGATGCTGGAAGCAGCTTCGGAACCGGAATTGATTGCCGAGGTTGTATATGAAGCAGCAACAGACGGGAAAAAGCAACTAAGATACATCGCAGGAAAAGATGCCAATGAATTGTATGAACAACGTCAGGAGTTAGGTGTTGAAGCATTCAGAGAGCAATTGGGAAAACAGTTTATATAA
- a CDS encoding helix-turn-helix domain-containing protein produces MEKKDNSPLKISSISELHQILRVPKPLHPLISLIDNTEMSVNKELLNRNFVMDFYKISYKFSENGKIGYGQGYYDFNEGGMMFTAPNQILSTNEEAKYHGYTLLVHPDFIRNYPLGKSIKKYGFFSYDTNEALHLSDKEKKLIVGLLDNIHGELDTAIDEISQDVIVSYVEVLLNYSNRFYKRQFITRKTVNSDLLSKMENLLEDYFNKQETLTGGLPTVEFLASKLNLSPHYLSDMLRNLTGQNAQQHIHEKLIEKAKEYLTTTSLSVAEVAYQLGFEHSQSFNKLFKKKTNTTPLLYKQSFN; encoded by the coding sequence ATGGAAAAGAAAGATAACAGCCCTTTGAAAATCTCATCCATTTCCGAGCTTCATCAGATATTGAGGGTGCCAAAACCCCTTCATCCATTGATTAGCTTGATTGACAATACTGAAATGAGTGTCAACAAGGAACTGCTTAACCGCAACTTTGTGATGGATTTTTATAAGATTTCCTATAAGTTTTCTGAGAATGGAAAAATAGGGTATGGGCAAGGGTACTATGATTTCAATGAGGGTGGAATGATGTTTACAGCACCTAACCAGATTTTATCTACTAATGAAGAAGCGAAATACCATGGATATACTTTATTGGTTCATCCTGATTTCATTCGAAATTACCCGCTAGGTAAAAGTATAAAGAAATATGGTTTCTTCTCTTATGACACCAATGAAGCACTTCATTTATCTGATAAAGAAAAGAAACTGATCGTGGGGTTATTGGATAATATTCATGGCGAGTTGGATACAGCGATTGATGAGATCAGTCAGGATGTCATCGTTTCTTATGTTGAGGTGTTATTAAACTATAGCAACCGATTTTATAAGCGCCAGTTCATAACACGTAAAACGGTTAATAGTGATTTACTTTCCAAAATGGAAAATTTACTTGAAGATTATTTTAATAAACAGGAGACTTTAACCGGCGGACTTCCTACCGTGGAGTTTTTAGCTTCGAAACTCAATCTTTCACCACACTATCTCAGTGATATGCTTCGTAATCTGACGGGACAAAATGCCCAACAGCATATCCACGAAAAACTGATTGAAAAAGCCAAAGAATATCTTACGACCACAAGTCTTTCAGTGGCAGAGGTAGCTTATCAGCTCGGATTTGAACATTCACAGTCTTTTAATAAGTTATTTAAGAAGAAAACAAATACCACTCCTTTACTTTATAAACAGTCTTTTAATTAA
- a CDS encoding efflux RND transporter periplasmic adaptor subunit, which yields MTKSRYVLFIPILLLSCGKKKEQTKEKPIQSYQVLTLTPRSVTVYNDFPASIQGENVVEIKPMVSGYLQDIYVSEGAAVTKGQLLFRIKNPQYEQDIVTARGAIKIAEANVNTARMNVEKARPLVEQEIVSKYQLSSALYTLQSQEAALSQAKATLANAQTNQGYTYIRSPQSGTIGLIPYKIGALVSSTTTDPLTTLSDTTSVFAYFSLSEKQLLDFMNTMKGSTTLEKLNNMPLVTLVLADGTVYPEKGKLVTASGGINTSTGTATFKAIFENKLGLIQNGASATIRIPVSLDNALLAPQTAIYQMQDKSFVYQLMSGNKVMSTAVVTSPTDDGNFAVIKDGVKVGDKVLLNGLNISDSTVVKPIPANAVEVYSTMKTKSN from the coding sequence ATGACGAAAAGTAGATATGTCCTGTTTATTCCAATATTATTGCTTTCTTGTGGCAAAAAAAAGGAACAGACAAAAGAGAAACCTATACAAAGTTATCAGGTATTAACTCTCACTCCGAGATCGGTAACAGTTTATAATGATTTCCCAGCCTCCATACAAGGTGAAAATGTAGTGGAAATAAAGCCCATGGTTTCTGGTTACCTCCAGGATATTTATGTTTCCGAAGGAGCCGCAGTAACTAAAGGACAGCTATTATTCCGGATCAAAAATCCCCAATATGAACAGGACATTGTTACAGCCAGGGGAGCTATAAAAATAGCAGAAGCCAACGTCAATACTGCCCGTATGAATGTGGAGAAAGCAAGACCTCTGGTAGAACAGGAAATTGTAAGCAAATATCAACTGAGTTCCGCTTTATATACTTTACAGTCACAAGAGGCTGCTTTGTCTCAGGCAAAAGCAACTCTTGCCAATGCTCAAACCAATCAAGGATATACCTACATCCGAAGTCCACAAAGTGGAACCATTGGTCTTATTCCTTATAAAATAGGTGCTTTAGTAAGCAGTACAACAACAGATCCGCTTACGACACTTTCCGACACCACAAGTGTTTTCGCCTATTTTTCCCTCAGTGAAAAACAGCTTCTGGATTTTATGAATACAATGAAAGGAAGTACGACGCTGGAAAAATTAAATAATATGCCTCTGGTCACATTAGTATTGGCTGATGGAACCGTTTATCCTGAAAAAGGCAAACTGGTAACAGCCAGCGGTGGCATAAACACGAGTACCGGTACTGCAACATTCAAAGCGATATTCGAAAATAAATTAGGTCTTATCCAAAACGGTGCAAGTGCTACGATCCGGATTCCTGTTAGTCTCGATAATGCTTTATTAGCTCCTCAGACGGCGATTTATCAAATGCAGGATAAATCATTCGTCTATCAGTTAATGAGTGGAAATAAAGTAATGAGTACTGCGGTAGTCACCTCACCTACAGACGACGGTAACTTTGCAGTGATTAAAGATGGTGTTAAAGTAGGAGATAAAGTTCTTCTTAACGGGCTTAATATCAGTGACAGCACGGTAGTAAAACCCATACCTGCCAATGCTGTTGAAGTGTACAGTACCATGAAAACCAAATCTAACTAA
- a CDS encoding efflux RND transporter permease subunit: protein MLKLFIRRPVLSTVISVIIVVLGILGVTSLPVAQYPNIAPPTIQVSTSYPGANTTTLINSVVFPLEQQINGVEGMTYMTSSASNTGSASITVYFAVGVDPNQAAVDVQNRISTVLSKLPQAVTQAGVTVRKQQSSNVLIVGLYSERSQYDQKFLQNYAAINLVPQLQRAKGVGGANIFGGAMTYAMRIWLQPDKMAAYGLVPADITTALNAQNFNAAPGKIGDNMAQAFQYDITYSGTLSSLEQFQNIIIKSIGTGQYLYLKDVARIDLGTQTYTSATAINGKPAVAISISQTPGSNAQEVIVGAQKVMADASKSFPSGIKMIELVNINNFLGESIDKVLHTLVECFLLVFVVILIFLQDVRSTIIHGVSVPVSIIGTFFFLYLFGYSLNLLTLFALVLAIGIVVDDAVVVVEAVHSKLEHGYTSPRKAAIDAMGEIAPAIVSITLVMASVFLPVTFLGGSAGVFYKQFGITLAIAIMISAVNALTLSPALAAMFLRPPKHEVEGSKRGFLKKIKDGFNSNYDKLINKYIASVGFLIRKKWLTALLVVLFGGLFYVTIKSVASSFVPSEDMGTIFVNVTLPAAATKERVQTINTQIDRIAHTIPEVQASMTTLGQNQLGGSGSSYGMLILRLKPWSQRPGVTDKDIIQQLTEKTKNIQGASINFMQQPTISGFGTSGGFTFQIEDRGGHSIADFYGVAQNFLAELNKRSEIQYAATAFNPNFPQYEVDVNLAKCEDNGIQPADILSLMNVYYGSSYISNFTEFGQQYQIILQADNPYRGTIEQMNNIKVRTKSGVMSPISEYITMKKVYGPSSISRFNMYNAISVNGSPNIGFSTGQSMEAINEVAAKVLPPGYSFEYSGISKEEQSSGSQAGIIFLLSLCFVYLLLSALYESYILPLAVILSLPVGLSGIFVFAKLFGIDNNIYVQICMIMLIGLLAKNAILMVEFSLEKRHEGMGLLESALEGAKIRIRPILMTSLAFIFGLMPLMFSTGVGANGNKSIGIGSIGGMLFGTLLGIFVIPGLYVIFQGLQEKIKSNKYDENDELIVDNKNSSLQ, encoded by the coding sequence ATGCTAAAGTTATTTATAAGACGGCCGGTATTAAGTACTGTGATCTCTGTCATCATTGTCGTACTGGGGATTTTAGGAGTGACCAGCCTACCGGTGGCTCAGTATCCTAATATTGCACCGCCTACCATTCAGGTTTCGACTTCCTATCCGGGAGCTAATACAACAACACTGATTAATAGTGTGGTTTTCCCACTTGAGCAGCAGATCAATGGCGTGGAAGGAATGACCTATATGACCTCATCAGCCAGTAATACAGGATCGGCAAGTATCACTGTTTATTTTGCAGTAGGTGTAGATCCTAATCAAGCTGCGGTAGATGTACAGAACAGAATAAGTACGGTATTATCCAAGCTTCCGCAGGCGGTAACGCAAGCTGGGGTAACGGTAAGGAAACAGCAAAGCAGTAATGTGCTGATCGTTGGATTGTACAGTGAACGCTCGCAATATGATCAGAAATTTTTACAGAATTATGCGGCGATCAATTTAGTTCCGCAGCTACAGAGAGCAAAAGGAGTAGGTGGAGCCAACATATTCGGTGGGGCAATGACCTATGCCATGCGGATCTGGCTGCAACCCGATAAAATGGCAGCCTATGGATTGGTTCCCGCTGATATTACGACAGCATTGAATGCACAGAATTTTAATGCTGCACCAGGTAAAATTGGTGATAACATGGCTCAGGCATTTCAGTATGATATTACCTATTCCGGTACGTTGAGCTCACTTGAGCAGTTTCAGAATATTATTATCAAATCAATTGGAACCGGACAGTATCTTTACCTTAAAGATGTTGCCCGTATTGATTTGGGAACCCAGACCTATACCAGTGCTACAGCCATTAATGGTAAACCTGCCGTTGCCATATCGATAAGCCAGACTCCAGGTTCCAATGCCCAGGAAGTGATTGTAGGAGCACAGAAAGTAATGGCTGATGCTTCAAAGAGTTTTCCTTCAGGGATCAAAATGATAGAGCTGGTTAATATTAATAACTTCCTTGGTGAAAGTATTGATAAGGTTCTCCATACATTGGTTGAATGTTTTTTACTGGTGTTTGTCGTGATCCTTATATTTTTACAGGACGTACGTTCTACCATTATTCACGGAGTTTCGGTTCCGGTGTCGATTATAGGAACATTCTTCTTTTTGTATTTATTTGGATACAGTCTGAATTTACTTACTTTATTTGCTTTGGTACTTGCCATAGGTATTGTGGTGGATGATGCCGTAGTGGTTGTGGAAGCTGTACACAGCAAGCTCGAACATGGATATACGTCCCCTCGTAAAGCAGCAATTGATGCAATGGGAGAGATTGCTCCGGCTATTGTTTCTATTACGCTTGTAATGGCTTCAGTATTTCTTCCTGTCACTTTCTTAGGAGGCTCTGCAGGGGTATTTTATAAACAGTTTGGTATTACACTGGCGATTGCTATTATGATCTCGGCAGTGAATGCACTTACTTTAAGTCCTGCTTTAGCGGCTATGTTTTTACGACCGCCAAAACATGAGGTGGAAGGAAGTAAAAGAGGCTTTTTGAAAAAGATAAAAGATGGTTTTAATTCTAATTATGACAAATTAATAAATAAATATATAGCCTCTGTAGGATTTCTGATAAGGAAAAAATGGCTGACAGCACTTCTTGTCGTCCTTTTTGGAGGGTTATTTTATGTGACGATTAAAAGTGTAGCCTCAAGTTTTGTCCCCTCAGAGGATATGGGAACTATTTTCGTTAACGTAACGCTTCCGGCGGCGGCAACTAAAGAAAGAGTACAGACCATAAACACTCAGATAGATCGTATTGCCCATACCATTCCTGAGGTACAGGCTTCAATGACGACATTGGGACAGAATCAGTTGGGAGGAAGCGGAAGTTCTTACGGAATGCTTATTTTAAGGCTTAAACCCTGGAGTCAGCGTCCCGGTGTTACCGATAAGGACATCATCCAGCAACTTACTGAAAAAACAAAAAACATACAAGGAGCTTCCATTAATTTTATGCAGCAGCCTACGATCAGTGGTTTTGGTACGAGTGGTGGATTTACATTTCAGATAGAAGACAGAGGTGGACATTCCATTGCTGACTTTTATGGGGTAGCACAAAACTTTTTAGCAGAATTAAATAAAAGAAGTGAAATTCAATATGCTGCTACGGCCTTCAATCCTAATTTCCCACAGTATGAAGTAGATGTTAATCTTGCCAAATGTGAGGACAATGGAATCCAGCCTGCAGATATTTTAAGTTTAATGAATGTCTACTATGGAAGTTCTTATATAAGTAATTTTACGGAATTCGGACAGCAGTATCAGATCATTCTTCAGGCTGATAATCCTTACAGAGGAACCATTGAGCAGATGAATAACATTAAAGTACGAACCAAAAGCGGAGTAATGAGCCCCATTTCAGAGTATATAACGATGAAAAAAGTATATGGACCATCATCCATATCGAGGTTTAACATGTATAATGCTATTTCAGTGAATGGTTCACCCAATATAGGCTTCAGTACAGGTCAGTCTATGGAAGCTATCAATGAAGTTGCGGCTAAAGTTCTGCCTCCGGGCTACAGTTTTGAATACAGTGGTATCAGTAAAGAAGAGCAGAGCTCAGGTTCTCAGGCTGGTATTATATTTTTGTTAAGTCTTTGTTTTGTCTATCTGTTGCTGAGTGCTTTGTATGAAAGCTACATTCTTCCATTAGCGGTAATCCTTTCGCTACCTGTTGGACTGAGCGGGATATTTGTTTTTGCTAAATTATTTGGGATTGATAATAATATTTATGTACAGATCTGTATGATCATGCTGATAGGACTCTTGGCGAAGAATGCCATTTTGATGGTAGAGTTTTCTTTAGAGAAGAGACACGAAGGAATGGGATTGCTTGAGAGTGCATTAGAAGGGGCAAAAATTAGAATACGTCCGATATTGATGACTTCATTAGCTTTTATTTTCGGTTTGATGCCTTTGATGTTTTCTACAGGTGTTGGGGCTAATGGAAATAAATCTATTGGGATAGGTTCTATCGGCGGAATGTTATTTGGGACATTACTCGGAATATTTGTGATCCCCGGACTCTATGTCATCTTCCAGGGATTGCAGGAGAAAATAAAAAGTAACAAATATGACGAAAATGATGAACTGATTGTTGATAATAAAAATAGCTCCTTACAATAG
- a CDS encoding efflux transporter outer membrane subunit, with protein MVHWKIKYKFFVQGIITSAILYSCDVTKPYVNKQSAPDNLYGNTVKDTTSIATLSWKEIFKDPLLQQLITEGIENNLDLKTAVTNLKVAEANFVQSKQAFLPSLSGNASGGEYHPSNSQAANNQVYQLYALSSWQADIWGKLRSTKRSMYASYLASEAYKQAVQTQLVANIAVTYYQLLAYDEQLKIVQQSLEVYSKDTETMKVLKNSDVVTGAAVVQSAANYYAVKSTVPDIKNNIRQTENTISLLLGRTPGPIQRDSLFNEQMYSELSTGLPTQLLANRPDVKQAELQLRSYFEQVNVAQTAFYPSLTITAQGGLYATQLKSFFSAGAFLANIVGGLTQPIFNNGLNKQKLKIAQANYEAAEYNYNKILLTAGQEVSNALYQYQMVDEKTSSRQEQIANLEKAVHFTKELLKYTSATNYTDVLTSEQSLLSAKQSAVTDKLQQLQAVVNLYAALGGGWK; from the coding sequence ATGGTACATTGGAAAATAAAATATAAATTTTTTGTACAGGGAATCATTACCTCAGCTATACTTTATAGTTGTGATGTTACCAAACCGTATGTGAATAAACAGTCAGCTCCTGATAATTTGTATGGAAATACAGTAAAAGATACAACCTCTATAGCAACACTTTCCTGGAAAGAAATTTTTAAAGATCCTTTATTGCAACAGCTTATTACGGAAGGGATTGAAAATAACCTTGATCTGAAAACAGCTGTTACCAATCTGAAAGTGGCTGAAGCCAATTTTGTACAGAGTAAGCAGGCATTTCTACCTTCTCTTTCCGGAAATGCTTCAGGAGGAGAGTATCATCCCTCAAATTCACAGGCCGCGAATAATCAGGTTTATCAGTTGTATGCGTTATCCTCATGGCAGGCTGATATCTGGGGTAAGTTAAGAAGTACCAAAAGATCAATGTATGCCAGTTATCTTGCCAGTGAAGCATATAAGCAGGCGGTACAGACGCAGCTCGTTGCCAATATTGCCGTGACTTACTATCAGCTTCTGGCTTATGATGAGCAGCTGAAAATTGTTCAGCAGTCTTTAGAAGTTTATTCCAAGGATACAGAAACCATGAAAGTTTTGAAAAACAGTGATGTGGTGACAGGGGCAGCAGTAGTACAGAGTGCTGCTAATTACTATGCTGTAAAATCTACTGTTCCGGACATAAAGAATAATATCCGCCAGACAGAAAATACAATCTCTTTATTATTGGGCAGAACTCCAGGTCCTATTCAACGGGACTCACTTTTTAATGAGCAGATGTACAGTGAATTGTCAACGGGTTTACCTACCCAATTACTGGCCAACAGACCGGATGTTAAACAGGCTGAGTTACAACTGAGAAGTTATTTTGAACAAGTGAATGTTGCTCAGACAGCCTTTTATCCTTCATTAACGATAACAGCTCAAGGAGGTTTGTATGCTACACAGCTAAAGTCTTTTTTTAGCGCAGGTGCTTTTCTTGCTAATATTGTAGGAGGTTTAACGCAGCCTATTTTTAATAATGGACTTAATAAACAAAAGCTAAAAATAGCACAGGCCAATTATGAGGCTGCCGAATATAACTACAATAAAATACTCCTTACCGCGGGTCAGGAAGTTTCTAATGCACTCTATCAATATCAGATGGTAGATGAGAAAACATCTTCACGACAGGAGCAGATTGCCAATCTTGAAAAAGCGGTTCATTTTACGAAGGAATTATTAAAATACACCAGTGCAACCAATTATACAGATGTGCTGACTTCAGAACAAAGTCTTTTAAGTGCAAAACAAAGCGCAGTGACTGATAAACTTCAGCAACTTCAGGCGGTTGTTAATTTGTATGCTGCGCTGGGAGGTGGGTGGAAATAG
- a CDS encoding AAA family ATPase, which translates to MKYQNDNFYIITGGPGVGKTTILKQLEKMGYLTVSEDARKIIQEQVQNHGNGLPWKDKELYTHLMINASVYSFKAISNDKRNIVFFDRGIVDAFCYAEMIDLVISPDMKDITETYRYNPKVFILPPWPEIYETDDERKQTWEEAVATYDAMKNTYSIYGYQTIDVPLETVENRAKFILENIVNSQQ; encoded by the coding sequence ATGAAGTACCAAAACGATAATTTTTATATAATAACCGGAGGTCCGGGTGTTGGAAAGACAACAATTCTCAAGCAACTCGAAAAGATGGGATACCTTACTGTATCGGAAGATGCCAGAAAGATCATACAGGAACAGGTACAAAATCATGGTAATGGTCTTCCCTGGAAAGATAAAGAACTGTATACACATCTCATGATCAATGCATCAGTATATAGTTTTAAAGCCATATCAAATGATAAAAGGAATATTGTATTCTTTGACCGTGGGATTGTAGATGCATTTTGTTATGCTGAAATGATAGACTTAGTGATCTCTCCTGACATGAAAGATATTACCGAGACTTACCGTTATAATCCTAAAGTTTTCATTCTTCCGCCGTGGCCGGAAATTTATGAAACTGATGATGAAAGAAAACAAACCTGGGAAGAAGCTGTTGCAACTTATGATGCGATGAAAAATACCTACTCTATTTATGGGTATCAAACCATTGATGTTCCTTTGGAAACGGTTGAGAACAGAGCGAAATTTATTTTAGAGAATATTGTAAATTCCCAACAATAG
- a CDS encoding GlxA family transcriptional regulator yields the protein MKHISIIVYEDAMPTALSTTTALLTSANEAALIKGMPPPFQIELVGVHHKNVQSSLPMQFSCSKTLSDEFDTDVVIIPPMKAGPEDINTILSKNSKLIDWVKKMYEQKSEIISLCTGAYFLAESGLLDNMPATSHWNAIEDLQQRYPLIDFKPDHVVTHSKAIITGGGGFSSLNALLYFIEKNCGKEISVSLSKYYELDYGRTSQNIFTIFSGQRRHDDHDIHIAQSYIEKEFTTEISVEQVASQVNMSRRNFIRRFKNATSLNPIEYIQRVKVEAAKKALEAGENNIADVTYSMGYNDLRTFRTVFKRITGLTPIDYRNKYKSQEIA from the coding sequence ATGAAACATATTTCAATAATAGTGTATGAAGATGCAATGCCTACCGCACTATCTACTACAACAGCACTACTTACCAGCGCCAATGAAGCAGCATTAATAAAAGGAATGCCACCTCCCTTTCAGATAGAATTGGTGGGTGTTCATCATAAAAATGTACAGTCAAGTCTGCCTATGCAATTTAGCTGTAGTAAAACGCTGTCTGATGAATTTGACACTGATGTTGTTATCATTCCGCCAATGAAGGCCGGACCTGAGGACATCAATACTATATTATCTAAGAACTCAAAACTGATTGATTGGGTCAAGAAAATGTACGAACAGAAATCTGAGATCATTAGTCTATGTACAGGGGCTTATTTCCTTGCCGAAAGTGGTCTTCTGGATAATATGCCTGCTACTTCTCATTGGAATGCAATAGAAGATCTTCAGCAAAGGTATCCTTTAATTGATTTCAAACCGGATCATGTGGTCACCCATTCAAAAGCGATCATTACTGGTGGTGGTGGATTTTCATCGTTAAATGCCCTTTTGTATTTTATAGAAAAAAACTGTGGCAAAGAGATATCGGTTTCTTTAAGTAAATATTATGAACTCGATTACGGAAGGACCTCTCAGAATATTTTTACGATTTTCTCCGGACAACGCCGGCACGATGATCATGATATCCATATCGCTCAAAGCTATATAGAGAAGGAATTTACTACAGAGATCTCAGTAGAACAGGTCGCCAGTCAGGTGAATATGAGCAGAAGGAATTTTATCCGTCGATTTAAAAATGCGACCTCACTAAATCCTATAGAATATATTCAAAGGGTAAAAGTAGAGGCTGCAAAAAAAGCACTGGAAGCCGGAGAGAATAATATTGCTGATGTTACCTACAGTATGGGCTATAATGATCTTAGAACTTTCAGAACTGTATTTAAAAGAATTACTGGATTAACCCCTATAGACTATAGAAATAAATATAAAAGCCAGGAAATAGCTTAG
- a CDS encoding DUF1569 domain-containing protein: protein MKTIFENTTRQELIKRINSLTEKNTAQWGKMNLYQMTKHCTIWNDWILGVDKQGYKQEFMGKIFGKMALRSLVKNDKPMDKNIPAGNFAIKGLDGNLEQQKKIWMEQIEAYGNYSNPDFIHNFFGRMKPDELGIFVYKHMDHHLRQFNA from the coding sequence ATGAAAACAATATTTGAAAATACAACCAGACAAGAATTGATCAAAAGGATAAATTCCCTTACGGAAAAGAATACAGCTCAGTGGGGAAAAATGAATCTTTATCAGATGACCAAGCACTGTACCATATGGAATGATTGGATTCTGGGTGTAGATAAGCAAGGTTATAAACAGGAATTTATGGGGAAAATATTTGGGAAAATGGCTTTAAGGAGCTTGGTGAAAAATGATAAACCAATGGATAAGAATATTCCGGCAGGAAATTTTGCCATCAAGGGACTAGATGGTAACCTTGAGCAACAGAAGAAGATATGGATGGAACAGATCGAGGCCTATGGAAATTATTCGAATCCCGATTTTATTCATAATTTTTTTGGAAGGATGAAACCTGATGAATTGGGTATTTTTGTATATAAACATATGGATCACCACCTGCGTCAGTTTAATGCCTGA
- a CDS encoding S41 family peptidase, with the protein MKKTIVSISILLGGIFIQAQLLNPGFEKTENNYPTDWSNKILDLYEMKADNVVKHSGTNSLQISSKKESANELQTFSQKVPVPGKGLRKIEISAYIKSENVQGNIALWTQVRDEKKNMIDFANSVTQNHKVSPNEDWKKYFLEFILDDQANYFVLGGFLMGGGKVWFDDFSVSEIPFSGKPASKPAIKYIDEFKSIVKRNSIFKDKIDWNTLEANLQKLSNGMETVDDTTPAIQYIMKALNNAGDNHSFIDNKEYSEEKKSNKSSPIEPESKLLDKNIGYVMVPGFSSLNKEVGNAFAEKIQHMIETLDSENTIKGWIVDLRPNTGGNMYPMITGLGPLTGEGTLGYFTKDGKSKSNWSYKNGKSYNVKVSKPYTLKKQDQKIAILIGPSTASSGEATTISFIGKKNVKTFGQPSAGLTSANQAYRLSDGKTLLLAITYEMDRAGKKYMGKIEPDVLITPSTDKNIDAEIQKASAWILE; encoded by the coding sequence ATGAAAAAAACAATAGTGAGCATTTCCATTTTACTGGGTGGAATCTTTATACAGGCTCAATTACTAAATCCAGGTTTTGAAAAAACTGAAAATAATTATCCCACAGACTGGAGCAATAAAATCCTTGATCTCTATGAGATGAAGGCAGATAATGTAGTTAAACATTCTGGTACAAATTCATTACAGATCTCAAGTAAAAAAGAAAGTGCCAATGAATTACAAACTTTTTCACAGAAAGTCCCTGTTCCTGGAAAAGGCTTAAGAAAGATAGAAATCAGTGCTTATATCAAATCAGAAAATGTACAAGGAAATATTGCACTTTGGACACAGGTTCGTGATGAGAAAAAAAACATGATTGATTTCGCAAATTCTGTTACACAGAATCATAAAGTAAGTCCTAATGAAGATTGGAAAAAATATTTCTTAGAATTTATATTAGATGATCAGGCAAATTACTTTGTACTAGGAGGCTTTTTAATGGGAGGTGGAAAAGTTTGGTTTGATGATTTTTCAGTTTCAGAGATTCCATTTTCTGGAAAACCAGCCTCTAAACCAGCTATAAAATATATTGATGAATTTAAAAGTATTGTAAAAAGAAATTCAATTTTTAAAGATAAAATAGACTGGAACACATTGGAAGCAAATCTGCAAAAACTTTCTAATGGAATGGAAACAGTGGATGACACTACTCCAGCGATCCAATATATTATGAAAGCATTAAACAATGCAGGTGATAATCACTCTTTCATTGATAATAAGGAATATTCTGAGGAGAAAAAAAGCAATAAGAGTTCTCCGATTGAACCTGAATCAAAATTGTTGGATAAAAACATCGGTTACGTTATGGTTCCTGGGTTTTCTTCTTTAAATAAGGAAGTAGGTAATGCATTTGCAGAAAAAATTCAACATATGATTGAAACGTTGGATTCTGAAAATACAATCAAGGGATGGATTGTTGATCTAAGACCAAATACAGGAGGAAATATGTATCCGATGATCACCGGCTTAGGACCTTTGACTGGTGAAGGTACCCTGGGTTACTTTACAAAAGATGGAAAAAGCAAAAGTAATTGGAGTTATAAAAATGGAAAAAGCTATAATGTCAAAGTTTCTAAACCTTATACGCTTAAAAAACAAGATCAGAAAATTGCTATTTTAATAGGCCCAAGTACGGCTAGCAGTGGTGAAGCTACAACGATTTCGTTTATAGGAAAAAAGAATGTTAAGACTTTTGGACAACCTTCTGCCGGGCTTACGAGTGCTAATCAGGCTTATAGACTCAGTGATGGAAAGACCCTTCTCTTAGCAATAACTTATGAAATGGACAGAGCAGGAAAAAAATATATGGGAAAGATAGAGCCTGACGTCCTTATAACTCCATCCACTGACAAAAATATCGATGCTGAGATACAAAAAGCATCTGCATGGATTTTAGAATAA